In Deltaproteobacteria bacterium, the sequence ACCATGGCCGGTTTTTTCATCGCGAACTCCAAAAAAGCAGACCCCTACCGGTGCGGATTCAAGCCCGATGTCCCCTTATCGGTCGATTGCCGACATCACCAAAGGCGGTTTTTCCCACGAAAACGCTCTTCCCAGTCGGTTCAATCCACGTATGCTGGCGAGATCCTTGGAGAAATCGCCATGTCCGACGACCGCGACCCGATCGCGATCGACGCCGGTTTCGAAATCGTCGCCGAAAACGACCGCGTTGTTTTTGCCGATCGCCAGACGCTCGCGCCCGCCGTCGCCACGTGGGTCACCGGCGGTATCGGGTTTCTTTTCGTCGCCAACGGCGCGGTACAGGCCGCCATGGCCGCCTCGGGGCGCAGCCTGTGGGCGCTCGCCGGCGGCCTTGGCGCGGGCGGCGTCGTCATGATCTTCGTCGCCACACGCATCTATCGGGTCTATCGCGATCGACGCGACCGACCCATCGATCAAATTCCCGACCGCCTCGTCGCCCACACGGCGGAGCGCACGCTGCGCACTGCCGACGGCCGCGCCCTCGCGCGCTTTGACGAACTGCGCATCGCGAGCGGGATCGACATGATGGACAGCTCGCGCGGGCTGATGCGCATCGTCACCATGAAGTGGCCGAAGGGTTCGCGGCGGATCTTCAAGACGAACGGCAAGGACGAGATCGAACGCGTGGTGAACGAACTCGTCCGGAGGGGGATCGGCGCGAAGTGAGTGCGCGATAGCCCTCACCCTTGCCCCTCTCCAGTCTGACGGGAGAGGGGTGGCGAGCGAAGCGAGACGGGGTGAGGGGTCCGCTACCCCGCCTTCGCGGATACGAGCCGGATGATCCGCCAATACCCAGGCGAAAACGGACTCGCTTCGTAAACGCCACGCTCACGCAGTAATCGGTGCATCGCGCGCAGGCGATAGTGCGGCGCGGTCATCAGCGCGTGGTGCTCCAGGTGATAATTCACGTGGTGCGGCGCGACGGTCAGGCGCGCGACGATGTTCGCCGCCGTGGTGCGCGTGTTGCGATACTGATCGTCGGTCTTTTCGGTGCACGCGTGCTCCGCCATCGAACGAATGCGGATGATCAGGCTGAACGTCGTCATCCACGCGCCGACCCACAGCCCGTAAAGCCACCCGTGTCCAAGCGCGACGAGGATCGCGGCGAGCGCGAGATTGGTTGCGATCACCGGAGCGAGATTGCACGCGCCGACCTTCAGCACGTCAAGTTTCGTGCGTCCCGTCTGATTGATCGGCACGACGCCGACGGCGGCGGTGACGGCGTTCGGTCGCCACGCGGCGAGCGCCATCGCGCCGGCGATCACACCCCACGTCACGGCGACGGACCACGCGCAGCGCAGATCGGACGTGCGCGTCAGATCGCGAATCTCGTCATGGGTCAGAATGTCGGTGATGGCGGTGGTCACGGGGTGCATCCTGCCACGAGCGCGCCGACCGGGACATTGATCGCCGTCATGTGGGCGCGGGATCAATGCGCCGCGCGAAGCCCCTTCACGAACTCTCCCACCGCCTTCGGGTCCTCGTCGCGCATGACGCGCAGCACGCCCTCGCGCATGCCGTGCTTGATGGCGCGGTAGGTGCGCGGGTCGGCCGCACCGAGCTTGGCCGCCATCGCCACCGCGCGCGGCACGAGCGTTTCGGCGGTGCACAGCTCGTCGATGTAGCCCAGCGCCTGCGCCTCGGCCGCGGTGAACTTGTCGCCCGTGAGGAACATGTCGCGGACCGAGGCAGGCGGCAGAATGTCCTTGAGGATCGCGCTCATCCCCGGCCAGAAGGGGATGTTGATCTGCACCTCCGGCAGACGCACGAACCCGCGCTCCATCGTCATGAGTCGATAGTCCGCGCACGCGGGCAGGATGCACCCCGCGCCCACACTGTGGCCGCCGATCGCCGCGATGAGCGGTTTGCCGAAGCCGGTCCACGTGGCAAGGATCTGGTGCAGCAGCTCCAGAAATTCGCGCACGTTCTCGGGGTCTTTCGCGCCCTGCTCCATCATCCACGCGAGATGCAGGCCCGTCGAAAAATACTTCTCGACCGAAGACGCCACGACCACGCCGCAGACCGACGCGTCGCACTCGAGCTCGGCGAGCGTCTCCAGATTCGCGCGCAGGAACGGCGTGGTGAACTGATTCTGCTCGCCG encodes:
- a CDS encoding fatty acid desaturase yields the protein MTTAITDILTHDEIRDLTRTSDLRCAWSVAVTWGVIAGAMALAAWRPNAVTAAVGVVPINQTGRTKLDVLKVGACNLAPVIATNLALAAILVALGHGWLYGLWVGAWMTTFSLIIRIRSMAEHACTEKTDDQYRNTRTTAANIVARLTVAPHHVNYHLEHHALMTAPHYRLRAMHRLLRERGVYEASPFSPGYWRIIRLVSAKAG
- a CDS encoding enoyl-CoA hydratase/isomerase family protein encodes the protein MTKDGHVAVITWRYGEQNQFTTPFLRANLETLAELECDASVCGVVVASSVEKYFSTGLHLAWMMEQGAKDPENVREFLELLHQILATWTGFGKPLIAAIGGHSVGAGCILPACADYRLMTMERGFVRLPEVQINIPFWPGMSAILKDILPPASVRDMFLTGDKFTAAEAQALGYIDELCTAETLVPRAVAMAAKLGAADPRTYRAIKHGMREGVLRVMRDEDPKAVGEFVKGLRAAH